From Rhodopseudomonas palustris, a single genomic window includes:
- the mntR gene encoding manganese-binding transcriptional regulator MntR: MSPAVPRKAQRNDAPPADLPTELVQARRFGKARSAQSTAILEDYVELIADLLAGTGEARPTDIARRLGVSHATAIKTISRLKKAGLATSRPYRGVFLTEQGQALAERSHARHRLVVDLLRAVGVPPEAAEADAEGMEHHCSETTLKAFAQFLRS; this comes from the coding sequence ATGAGCCCTGCCGTCCCGCGGAAAGCCCAGCGCAACGACGCTCCCCCGGCCGATCTGCCGACCGAACTGGTGCAGGCCCGCCGCTTCGGCAAGGCCCGGTCGGCGCAGTCGACCGCGATCCTTGAGGACTATGTCGAACTGATCGCCGACCTGTTGGCCGGCACCGGCGAAGCGCGGCCGACCGACATTGCACGCCGCCTCGGCGTCTCGCACGCCACCGCGATCAAGACCATTTCGCGATTGAAGAAGGCCGGGCTGGCGACCTCGCGCCCCTATCGCGGCGTGTTTCTCACCGAGCAGGGCCAGGCGCTGGCGGAACGGTCCCACGCCCGCCATCGGCTGGTGGTCGATCTCTTGCGCGCCGTCGGCGTCCCGCCCGAAGCTGCGGAAGCCGACGCCGAGGGCATGGAGCACCACTGCTCGGAAACCACGCTGAAGGCGTTCGCGCAGTTTCTCCGGTCGTAG
- a CDS encoding LysR family transcriptional regulator has product MMSAALDLDAVRAFVLIVEHGSFTRAAEALETTQAAVSLKLKRLETRLGRRLVERTPRSVQLSAHGADFLGHARALLEAHDRAMQAFGAAPQRLALGISDHVAGPELPGLIARMNARDPAQAIAVRVGSSGELLQSFDRRELDAVLLRLHSERRDGKVVARERFGWFAAPAWQPRASAPLPIVTMGEPCGVRALAVQLLERHGAAYAEVFVGGGVLAVAAAAMAGLGIAALSPRMLPMDAVDVGPKLGLPELPLLPIVLHSRVKTSPGRDAVAALAAAYKQAVRG; this is encoded by the coding sequence ATGATGAGCGCGGCTCTCGATCTCGATGCCGTCCGGGCGTTCGTGCTCATCGTCGAGCACGGCAGCTTCACGCGCGCCGCCGAGGCGCTGGAGACCACGCAGGCCGCTGTCAGCCTGAAGCTGAAGCGCCTCGAAACGCGGCTCGGCCGACGGCTGGTGGAGCGGACGCCGCGCTCGGTGCAGCTGTCCGCGCACGGTGCCGATTTTCTCGGCCACGCCCGCGCGCTCTTGGAGGCGCACGACCGGGCGATGCAGGCCTTCGGCGCGGCGCCGCAGCGCCTCGCACTTGGGATCAGCGATCATGTCGCCGGGCCGGAGCTGCCCGGCCTGATCGCCCGGATGAACGCGCGCGATCCGGCGCAGGCGATCGCCGTGCGCGTCGGCTCGTCGGGCGAGCTGCTGCAGAGCTTCGACCGGCGCGAGCTCGACGCCGTGCTGCTGCGCCTGCACAGCGAGCGCCGCGACGGCAAGGTGGTGGCGCGCGAGCGGTTCGGCTGGTTCGCCGCGCCCGCCTGGCAGCCCCGCGCCAGCGCGCCGCTGCCGATCGTGACGATGGGCGAGCCCTGCGGTGTGCGGGCGCTGGCGGTGCAGCTGCTCGAGCGCCACGGCGCGGCCTATGCCGAAGTCTTCGTTGGCGGCGGCGTGCTGGCGGTGGCGGCTGCGGCGATGGCCGGCCTCGGTATCGCGGCGCTGTCGCCGCGCATGCTGCCGATGGACGCGGTCGATGTCGGGCCAAAGCTCGGGCTGCCCGAGCTGCCGCTTTTGCCGATCGTGCTGCACAGCCGCGTCAAGACCAGTCCCGGCCGCGACGCTGTCGCGGCGCTCGCCGCTGCCTACAAGCAGGCCGTGCGCGGTTGA
- a CDS encoding tautomerase family protein — MPRLTVSMLAGKPDAYRTAILDNLYRALRETLGVPDDDQFITLTEHAPANFRFGNAYGVARSADLVYIQITVFDTRTPEQKKALYRRIAELLAESPGLRPEDVFINVYDAPGVNWSVGGGVAQFG; from the coding sequence ATGCCGCGCCTCACCGTCTCGATGCTCGCCGGAAAGCCCGACGCCTATCGCACCGCCATCCTGGACAATCTCTACCGCGCACTACGCGAGACGCTGGGCGTGCCCGACGACGATCAGTTCATCACCCTGACCGAACACGCCCCCGCAAACTTCCGCTTCGGCAACGCCTATGGCGTCGCCCGCAGCGCCGATCTCGTCTACATCCAGATCACCGTCTTCGACACCCGCACGCCCGAGCAGAAAAAGGCGCTGTATCGGCGGATCGCGGAGCTACTCGCGGAGAGCCCGGGACTGCGGCCGGAGGATGTGTTCATCAATGTGTATGATGCGCCGGGGGTGAATTGGTCGGTGGGAGGGGGCGTGGCGCAGTTTGGGTGA
- the ahcY gene encoding adenosylhomocysteinase, with amino-acid sequence MTAKFTDYIVKDIGLAEFGRKEISLAETEMPGLMATREEYGPKQPLKGARIAGSLHMTIQTAVLIETLVALGADVRWVSCNIYSTQDHAAAAIAAAGIPVFAVKGESLKDYWDYTAKLFDWSDGGTPNMILDDGGDATMFVHQGLRAENGDTMFLDQHNSEEEEIFFALIKRILKEKPKGYFATLAKNIKGVSEETTTGVHRLYDMEKAGKLLFPAINVNDSVTKSKFDNLYGCRESLVDGIRRGTDVMLSGKVAMVAGFGDVGKGSAASLRQAGCRVMVSEVDPICALQAAMEGYQVVTMEDAAPIADIFVTATGNKDIITIDHMRAMKDRAIVCNIGHFDNEIQVATLKNMKWDNIKPQVDEITFPDGKRMILLSEGRLVNLGNAMGHPSFVMSASFTNQTLAQIELFQNQGKYDKKVYVLPKTLDEKVARLHLAKIGVKLTELRKDQADYIGVKVEGPFKADHYRY; translated from the coding sequence ATGACCGCCAAGTTCACCGATTACATCGTCAAGGACATCGGCCTCGCCGAGTTCGGCCGCAAGGAGATCTCGCTGGCCGAGACCGAAATGCCCGGCCTGATGGCGACCCGCGAGGAATACGGCCCCAAGCAGCCGCTGAAGGGCGCGCGGATCGCCGGCTCGCTGCACATGACGATCCAGACCGCGGTGCTGATCGAGACGCTGGTGGCGCTCGGGGCCGATGTGCGCTGGGTGTCGTGCAACATCTACTCGACCCAGGACCACGCCGCCGCCGCGATCGCCGCTGCCGGCATTCCGGTGTTCGCCGTCAAGGGCGAGAGCCTGAAGGACTACTGGGACTACACCGCCAAGCTGTTCGACTGGTCGGACGGCGGCACCCCGAACATGATCCTCGACGACGGCGGCGACGCCACCATGTTCGTGCATCAGGGCCTGCGCGCCGAGAACGGCGACACCATGTTCCTCGATCAGCACAATTCGGAAGAAGAAGAGATCTTCTTCGCGCTGATCAAGCGCATCCTGAAAGAGAAGCCGAAGGGCTACTTCGCCACGCTCGCCAAGAACATCAAGGGCGTGTCGGAAGAGACCACCACGGGCGTGCATCGTCTGTACGACATGGAGAAGGCCGGCAAGCTGCTGTTCCCGGCAATCAACGTCAACGACTCGGTGACCAAGTCGAAGTTCGACAACCTCTATGGCTGCCGTGAATCGCTGGTCGACGGCATCCGCCGCGGCACCGACGTGATGCTGTCGGGCAAGGTCGCGATGGTCGCCGGCTTCGGCGACGTCGGCAAGGGTTCGGCCGCTTCGCTGCGCCAGGCCGGCTGCCGCGTGATGGTGTCGGAAGTCGATCCGATCTGCGCGCTGCAGGCGGCGATGGAAGGCTATCAGGTGGTGACCATGGAAGACGCGGCGCCGATCGCCGACATCTTCGTCACCGCCACCGGCAACAAGGACATCATCACCATCGACCACATGCGCGCGATGAAGGATCGCGCCATCGTCTGCAACATCGGCCACTTCGACAACGAGATTCAGGTCGCCACCCTGAAGAACATGAAGTGGGACAACATCAAGCCGCAGGTCGACGAGATCACCTTCCCGGACGGCAAGCGGATGATCCTGCTGTCGGAAGGGCGCCTGGTGAACCTCGGCAACGCGATGGGGCACCCGAGCTTCGTGATGTCGGCGTCGTTCACCAACCAGACGCTGGCGCAGATCGAGCTGTTCCAGAACCAGGGCAAGTACGACAAGAAGGTCTACGTGCTGCCGAAGACGCTGGACGAAAAGGTCGCCCGCCTGCACCTCGCCAAGATCGGCGTCAAGCTCACCGAGCTGCGCAAGGACCAGGCCGACTACATCGGCGTCAAGGTCGAGGGGCCGTTCAAGGCGGATCATTATCGGTATTGA
- the metK gene encoding methionine adenosyltransferase — translation MRASYMFTSESVSEGHPDKVCDRISDEIVDLFYREGPKAGIDPWAIRAACETLATTNKVVIAGETRGPASVTNEQIEHVVREAIKDIGYEQDGFHWKTCDIEILLHPQSADIAQGVDALQPGTNKEEGAGDQGIMFGYATNETPDLMPAPIFYAHKILRLISEARHSGKEKVLGPDSKSQVTIQYENGKPQYVREIVVSHQHLIEDLSSNQIRDCVEPYVRQALPAGWITDKTIWHINPTGKFYIGGPDGDTGLTGRKIIVDTYGGAAPHGGGAFSGKDPTKVDRSAAYAARYLAKNVVAAGLADKCTLQLAYAIGVARPLSIYIDTHGTGKVAEDKLETIVAEVMDLTPRGIRTHLDLNKPIYARTSSYGHFGRTPDADGGFSWEKTDLADAMKRAV, via the coding sequence ATGCGCGCGTCTTATATGTTCACGAGTGAGTCCGTGTCCGAAGGCCATCCGGACAAGGTCTGCGACCGGATTTCCGACGAGATCGTCGATCTGTTCTACCGCGAAGGGCCGAAGGCCGGGATCGATCCGTGGGCGATCCGTGCCGCCTGCGAAACGCTCGCGACCACCAACAAGGTGGTGATCGCCGGTGAGACCCGCGGCCCGGCCTCGGTCACCAACGAGCAGATCGAGCACGTCGTCCGCGAAGCCATCAAGGACATCGGCTACGAGCAGGACGGCTTCCACTGGAAGACCTGCGATATCGAAATCCTGCTGCATCCGCAGTCGGCCGACATCGCGCAGGGCGTCGACGCGCTGCAGCCCGGCACCAACAAGGAAGAGGGCGCCGGCGACCAGGGCATCATGTTCGGCTACGCCACCAACGAGACCCCCGACCTGATGCCGGCGCCGATCTTCTACGCCCACAAGATCCTGCGGCTGATCTCGGAAGCCCGTCACTCCGGCAAGGAGAAGGTGCTCGGCCCGGACAGCAAGAGCCAGGTGACGATCCAGTACGAGAACGGCAAGCCGCAATACGTCCGCGAGATCGTGGTGTCGCATCAGCACCTGATCGAGGACCTGAGCTCCAACCAGATCCGCGACTGCGTCGAGCCCTATGTGCGCCAGGCGCTGCCCGCCGGCTGGATCACCGACAAGACGATCTGGCACATCAACCCGACCGGTAAGTTCTACATCGGCGGTCCGGACGGCGACACCGGTCTCACCGGCCGCAAGATCATCGTCGATACTTACGGCGGCGCGGCCCCGCATGGCGGCGGTGCGTTCTCCGGCAAGGATCCGACCAAGGTCGACCGCTCGGCGGCTTACGCGGCGCGCTACCTCGCCAAGAACGTCGTCGCCGCCGGCCTCGCCGACAAGTGCACCCTGCAGCTCGCCTACGCGATCGGCGTGGCGCGCCCGCTGTCGATCTACATCGACACCCACGGCACCGGAAAGGTCGCCGAGGACAAGCTCGAGACCATCGTGGCCGAGGTGATGGACCTGACCCCGCGCGGCATCCGCACCCATCTCGATCTCAACAAGCCGATCTACGCCCGGACCTCGTCCTACGGCCATTTCGGCCGCACCCCGGACGCCGATGGCGGCTTCTCCTGGGAGAAGACCGATCTTGCCGACGCCATGAAGCGTGCGGTGTAA
- a CDS encoding UDP-glucose dehydrogenase family protein yields the protein MRITMIGTGYVGLVSGACFADFGHQVTCVDKDEAKIAALHRGEIPIYEPGLDELVAANVKAGRLDFTTDLTAPVGEADAVFIAVGTPSRRGDGHADLSYVYAAAKEIAAALKGFTVVVTKSTVPVGTGDEVERLIRETNPAADAAVASNPEFLREGAAIRDFKFPDRIVIGTADERARKVMGEIYRPLSLNQGPLMYTARRTAELIKYAANAFLATKITFINEMADLAEKVGADVQDVARGIGMDNRIGAKFLHAGPGFGGSCFPKDTRALVKIGLDYEAPLRIVEAVMAVNDNRKRAMARKVSAALGGNMRGKTVAVLGLTFKPDTDDMREAPSIPLVTSLTDMGAKVKAFDPAGMDHAKSELPDITYCEDAYDCAKGADALVIVTEWVQFRALDLPRLKAAMAQPIVVDLRNIYRPAEMAEHGFSYHSVGRGDA from the coding sequence ATGCGTATCACGATGATCGGGACGGGTTATGTGGGGCTGGTGTCCGGGGCGTGCTTTGCGGACTTCGGCCATCAGGTGACCTGCGTCGACAAGGACGAGGCCAAGATTGCGGCCCTGCATCGGGGCGAAATTCCGATTTACGAACCGGGGCTTGACGAACTGGTCGCGGCCAACGTCAAGGCCGGACGGCTCGACTTCACCACCGACCTGACCGCCCCGGTGGGCGAAGCGGATGCGGTGTTCATCGCGGTCGGGACCCCGTCGCGGCGCGGCGACGGCCATGCGGACCTGTCCTATGTGTATGCGGCCGCGAAGGAAATCGCCGCTGCCCTAAAGGGCTTCACGGTCGTGGTGACCAAGTCGACGGTGCCGGTCGGCACCGGCGACGAGGTCGAGCGGCTGATCCGCGAGACCAATCCGGCGGCCGATGCGGCGGTCGCCTCGAATCCGGAGTTCCTGCGCGAGGGCGCGGCAATCCGCGATTTCAAGTTCCCCGACCGGATCGTGATCGGCACGGCCGACGAGCGCGCCCGCAAGGTGATGGGCGAGATCTACCGCCCGCTGTCGCTGAATCAGGGCCCGCTGATGTACACCGCGCGGCGCACCGCCGAGCTGATCAAATACGCCGCCAACGCGTTCCTGGCGACCAAGATCACCTTCATCAACGAGATGGCGGACCTCGCCGAAAAGGTTGGCGCCGACGTCCAGGACGTCGCCCGCGGCATCGGAATGGACAACCGGATCGGCGCCAAATTCCTGCACGCCGGCCCGGGCTTCGGCGGCTCGTGCTTCCCCAAGGACACCCGCGCCCTGGTGAAGATCGGCCTCGATTACGAGGCGCCGCTGCGTATCGTCGAGGCGGTGATGGCGGTCAACGACAACCGCAAGCGCGCGATGGCCCGCAAGGTATCGGCGGCGCTCGGCGGCAACATGCGCGGCAAGACCGTCGCGGTGCTCGGCCTCACCTTCAAGCCGGACACCGACGACATGCGCGAGGCGCCGTCGATCCCGCTGGTGACCAGCCTCACCGACATGGGCGCCAAGGTGAAAGCATTCGATCCCGCCGGCATGGACCACGCCAAGTCCGAACTTCCGGACATCACCTATTGCGAAGATGCTTACGACTGCGCCAAGGGCGCGGACGCGCTGGTGATCGTCACCGAATGGGTGCAATTCCGCGCGCTCGACCTGCCGCGGCTGAAGGCCGCGATGGCGCAGCCGATCGTGGTCGACCTGCGCAACATCTACCGCCCCGCCGAAATGGCCGAGCATGGCTTCAGCTATCACAGCGTCGGCCGCGGCGACGCGTAG
- a CDS encoding ABC transporter substrate-binding protein has translation MAHYTHVLRSVAVGATALALSSFSLMHTALAASTIKLGSVLSITGPASFLGDPEDKTLKMYVDKLNAAGGVDGKKIELVVYDDGGDANKARTFATRLVEDDKVVAMIGGSTTGTTMAMIPVFEEAQIPFISFAGAVEIIEPVRKYVFKTPHTDKMACEKIFENIKARKFTKVAMISGTDGFGSSMRAQCLKVAPAYGVSIVAEETYGPRDSDMTAQLTKIKAAPGVEAVVNPGFGQGPAIVTRNYAQLGMSSTPLYQSHGVASKSFIELAGPAAEGVRLPAAALLVADKLPDNDPQKKVVTEYKKTYEDTTKQPVSTFGGHAYDGLTILVEAMQRAKSTDPKKVRDEIEKTKGFVGTGGIVTMSPTDHLGLDLSAFKMLEVKNGDWTLVQPGS, from the coding sequence ATGGCTCACTATACGCATGTCCTGCGCAGCGTCGCCGTCGGTGCGACGGCCCTGGCGCTGTCCAGCTTTTCGCTGATGCACACCGCTTTGGCCGCCTCGACCATCAAGCTCGGTTCGGTGTTGTCGATCACCGGCCCGGCGTCGTTTCTCGGCGATCCCGAGGACAAGACGCTGAAAATGTACGTCGACAAGCTCAACGCCGCGGGCGGCGTCGACGGCAAGAAGATCGAGCTCGTCGTCTATGACGACGGCGGCGACGCCAACAAGGCACGCACCTTCGCCACCCGCCTGGTCGAAGACGACAAGGTGGTGGCGATGATCGGCGGCTCCACCACCGGCACCACGATGGCGATGATCCCGGTGTTCGAGGAAGCGCAGATCCCGTTCATCTCCTTCGCAGGCGCGGTCGAGATCATCGAGCCGGTGCGCAAATACGTGTTCAAGACCCCGCACACCGACAAGATGGCGTGCGAAAAGATCTTCGAGAACATCAAGGCGCGCAAATTCACCAAGGTGGCGATGATCTCCGGCACCGACGGCTTCGGCTCGTCGATGCGGGCGCAGTGCCTGAAGGTCGCCCCGGCCTACGGCGTCAGCATCGTGGCCGAGGAAACCTACGGGCCGCGCGACAGCGACATGACCGCCCAGCTCACCAAGATCAAGGCCGCCCCCGGCGTCGAAGCGGTGGTCAATCCCGGCTTCGGCCAGGGCCCGGCGATCGTCACCCGCAACTACGCCCAGCTCGGCATGTCGTCGACGCCGCTGTACCAGAGCCACGGCGTCGCCTCGAAGAGCTTCATCGAGCTCGCCGGCCCGGCGGCGGAAGGCGTGCGGCTGCCGGCCGCGGCATTGCTCGTCGCCGACAAGCTGCCCGACAACGATCCGCAGAAGAAGGTCGTGACCGAGTACAAGAAGACCTACGAGGACACCACCAAGCAGCCGGTCTCGACCTTCGGCGGCCACGCCTATGACGGCCTCACCATCCTGGTCGAGGCGATGCAGCGGGCGAAGTCGACCGATCCGAAGAAGGTCCGCGACGAGATCGAAAAGACCAAGGGCTTCGTCGGCACCGGCGGCATCGTCACGATGTCACCGACCGATCACCTCGGCCTCGACCTGTCGGCGTTCAAGATGCTGGAAGTCAAGAACGGCGACTGGACGCTGGTGCAGCCGGGAAGCTGA
- a CDS encoding branched-chain amino acid ABC transporter permease has translation MSELLQFLISGLTVGAVYALVALGFTLVYHAADVVNFAQGEFVMLGGMVTVFAYAAGVPLPLAALLAVIVAVVVGLLLYWLAIAPARGASAVSLIIITIGASILLRGAAQIVFDKQFHKLPAFSGDTPIHLLGAVIQPQSLWVLGGAALVVLTLYYVMERTLIGKAVVATAANRLAARLVGVNVTTVMALAFGGSAAIGAIAGILITPITLTSYDVGTLLALKGFAAAMLGGMGNPLGAVIGGLLLGLLESFGAGYVSSTYKDAIAFIVILAVLFVAPQGLVGRRTVERV, from the coding sequence ATGTCCGAACTGCTGCAATTCTTGATCTCGGGGCTGACGGTCGGGGCGGTGTATGCGCTGGTCGCGCTCGGCTTCACGCTGGTCTATCACGCTGCCGACGTCGTCAATTTCGCCCAGGGCGAATTCGTCATGCTCGGCGGCATGGTCACGGTGTTCGCCTATGCGGCCGGCGTGCCGCTGCCGCTGGCGGCCTTGCTGGCGGTGATCGTCGCGGTCGTGGTCGGATTGTTGCTGTATTGGCTGGCCATCGCGCCGGCCCGCGGCGCCTCGGCGGTGTCGCTGATCATCATCACCATCGGCGCTTCGATCCTGCTGCGCGGCGCGGCGCAGATCGTGTTCGACAAGCAATTCCACAAGCTGCCGGCGTTCTCCGGCGATACGCCGATCCACCTGCTCGGCGCGGTGATCCAGCCGCAGAGCCTGTGGGTACTCGGCGGCGCCGCACTGGTGGTGCTGACGCTGTACTATGTGATGGAGCGCACCCTGATCGGCAAAGCGGTGGTCGCGACCGCCGCCAATCGCCTGGCGGCGCGGCTGGTCGGCGTCAACGTCACCACCGTGATGGCGCTGGCATTCGGCGGCTCGGCGGCGATCGGCGCGATCGCCGGCATTCTGATCACCCCGATCACCCTGACCAGCTACGACGTCGGCACGCTGCTGGCGCTGAAAGGCTTTGCGGCCGCGATGCTCGGCGGCATGGGCAATCCGCTCGGCGCAGTGATCGGCGGGCTGCTGCTCGGCCTGCTGGAGTCGTTCGGCGCCGGCTATGTGTCGTCGACCTACAAGGACGCCATCGCCTTCATCGTCATCCTCGCCGTGCTGTTCGTCGCGCCGCAGGGGCTGGTCGGCCGTCGCACCGTCGAGCGGGTCTGA
- a CDS encoding branched-chain amino acid ABC transporter permease, with protein MLNLLGRRSAILIALAVVMAVLPLLFPSSYYFRVAALVWVSALAAIGLNILMGKAGQVSLGHAGFFGIGAYAVAIGPAHFGLHALLAVLVGALLSAMLAFLVGRPILRLKGHYLAIATLGLGVLVAMVITTESGWTGGPDGMPVPKLSLFGWRVSGSTTWYWITAGLLLIGTWFALNLDDTPTGRAFRALHDSEIAARTAGVHVERFKLQAFVIAAVYASIAGSALAMMNGFVNPDQAGFLHSVELVTMVVLGGLGSIVGSIVGAAVLVVLPQLLTVFQDYEHFLLGLIIIVSMIFMRDGMVPMLAKLTMRARR; from the coding sequence ATGCTGAACCTGCTCGGCCGACGGTCCGCCATTCTGATCGCGCTCGCCGTGGTGATGGCGGTGCTGCCGCTGCTGTTTCCATCGAGCTACTACTTCCGCGTCGCGGCCCTGGTGTGGGTCTCGGCGCTGGCGGCGATCGGGCTGAACATCCTGATGGGCAAGGCCGGCCAGGTCAGCCTCGGCCATGCCGGCTTCTTCGGCATCGGCGCTTATGCAGTGGCGATCGGGCCGGCGCATTTCGGGCTGCATGCCCTGCTCGCGGTGCTGGTCGGCGCCCTTCTCTCCGCTATGCTCGCCTTTCTGGTCGGCCGGCCGATTCTGCGGCTGAAGGGACACTATCTGGCGATCGCCACCCTCGGGCTCGGCGTGCTGGTGGCAATGGTGATCACCACCGAGAGCGGCTGGACCGGCGGCCCGGACGGCATGCCGGTGCCGAAGCTCAGCCTGTTCGGCTGGCGCGTCTCCGGCTCGACCACCTGGTACTGGATCACGGCGGGACTGCTGCTGATCGGCACCTGGTTCGCGCTCAACCTCGACGACACGCCCACCGGACGCGCCTTCCGGGCGCTGCACGACAGCGAGATCGCCGCGCGCACCGCGGGCGTGCATGTCGAGCGCTTCAAGCTGCAGGCGTTCGTCATCGCCGCGGTGTACGCCTCGATCGCCGGCTCGGCGCTGGCGATGATGAACGGCTTCGTCAATCCGGATCAGGCCGGATTCCTGCATTCGGTCGAACTGGTGACGATGGTGGTGCTCGGCGGCCTCGGCTCGATCGTCGGCAGTATCGTCGGCGCCGCAGTGCTGGTGGTGCTGCCGCAATTGCTGACGGTGTTTCAGGACTACGAGCATTTTCTGCTCGGTCTGATCATCATCGTGTCGATGATCTTCATGCGCGACGGCATGGTGCCGATGCTGGCAAAGCTGACCATGAGGGCGCGGCGATGA
- a CDS encoding ABC transporter ATP-binding protein: MTLLKVSDVGISFGGVKAIDGVGFSVAPSEILSIIGPNGAGKTTLFNVVSGMYAADHGRIELDGNDVTGLPPDELAARGLSRTFQNLQIFHRMTAAENVMVGRHLQERCSLFADLLRLPSVTRQNRATRAAALTLLDQVGLRDVADVAAGSLSYGASKRLEIARALAAEPRVLLLDEPAAGCNSVETEEIDRLICRVADQGIAVVLVEHDMKLVMKISHRILVLNQGRMLVEGTPDEVRHNPLVAEAYLGRHGAREAARA; encoded by the coding sequence ATGACGCTTCTGAAGGTCAGCGATGTCGGCATCTCGTTCGGCGGCGTCAAGGCGATCGACGGCGTCGGGTTCTCGGTAGCGCCGAGCGAAATCCTATCGATCATCGGCCCCAACGGCGCCGGCAAGACAACGCTGTTCAACGTCGTCTCCGGGATGTACGCCGCCGACCACGGCCGGATCGAACTCGACGGCAACGACGTCACCGGCCTGCCGCCCGACGAGCTCGCTGCGCGCGGGCTGTCGCGGACCTTCCAGAACCTGCAGATCTTCCACCGCATGACCGCTGCCGAAAACGTCATGGTCGGTCGGCACCTGCAGGAGCGCTGCAGCCTGTTCGCCGACCTGCTGCGCCTGCCCTCGGTGACGCGCCAGAACCGTGCCACCCGCGCGGCCGCGCTGACGCTGCTCGATCAGGTCGGCCTCCGCGACGTCGCCGACGTCGCCGCCGGATCGCTGTCCTACGGCGCAAGCAAGCGGCTGGAGATCGCCCGCGCGCTCGCCGCCGAGCCGCGGGTGCTGCTGCTCGACGAGCCGGCCGCCGGGTGCAATTCGGTCGAGACCGAAGAGATCGACCGGCTGATCTGCCGCGTCGCCGACCAGGGCATCGCGGTGGTGCTGGTCGAACACGACATGAAGCTGGTGATGAAGATCTCGCATCGCATCCTGGTGCTCAATCAGGGCCGGATGCTGGTCGAAGGCACGCCCGACGAGGTGCGGCACAATCCGCTGGTGGCGGAAGCCTATCTGGGCCGTCACGGCGCGCGGGAGGCGGCGCGTGCTTGA
- a CDS encoding ABC transporter ATP-binding protein, whose translation MLEVKDLHSGYGRIDVLKGIGLEVREGEVVALIGSNGAGKTTLLRALSGVQPVSGGEIRFLGQRIDKLPPHKRVGLGITQSPEGRQIFGPLSVADNLRLGAYLRKDDGIEVDRERVYAMFPILKDKRDQQASGLSGGQQQMLAIGRALMGKPKLLLLDEPSLGLSPILVDQILDAVTAMRKSGITILLVEQNAVAALEIADRGYVIETGRIVHTGPAAELLTDPKVKAAYLGID comes from the coding sequence GTGCTTGAGGTCAAGGATCTGCACAGCGGCTACGGCCGGATCGACGTGCTGAAAGGCATCGGCCTTGAAGTGCGCGAAGGCGAGGTGGTGGCGCTGATCGGCTCCAACGGCGCCGGCAAGACCACGCTGCTGCGCGCGCTGTCCGGCGTGCAGCCGGTCTCCGGCGGCGAAATACGCTTCCTAGGCCAGCGGATCGACAAGCTGCCGCCGCACAAGCGCGTCGGCCTCGGCATCACCCAGTCGCCGGAGGGCCGGCAGATTTTCGGGCCGCTCAGCGTCGCCGACAATCTGCGGCTCGGCGCCTATTTGCGCAAGGACGACGGCATCGAAGTCGACCGCGAGCGGGTCTATGCGATGTTCCCGATCCTGAAGGACAAGCGCGACCAGCAGGCCAGCGGCCTGTCCGGCGGCCAGCAGCAGATGCTGGCGATCGGCCGCGCGCTGATGGGCAAACCGAAGCTGCTGCTGCTCGACGAGCCGTCGCTCGGACTGTCGCCGATCCTGGTCGACCAGATCCTCGACGCCGTGACGGCGATGCGGAAGAGCGGCATCACCATCCTGCTGGTCGAACAGAACGCCGTTGCCGCACTCGAAATCGCCGACCGCGGCTACGTGATCGAAACCGGCCGCATCGTCCACACCGGGCCCGCGGCGGAGCTGCTCACCGATCCGAAGGTGAAGGCGGCTTATTTGGGGATCGACTGA